The segment GTTGGCATTGTTAACGGGTACATATTTAGGTGACGCTGAGGGAAACCTGTGATTGCTGAGCGGGTATTACGGAACAATACGCGGCCCGTACCGTGGCGATCCATCAGGTTGTTGATCAATTCATGACGCGCGGCTAATGCTTCAGGATCGTCTTGAGCTGAATCTTCGATCACACGTAACATTGGCTCGATATCTTGCTCAGATAACAGCTCGGTTAAGGTGTTTTTCGCATCATCATTCAGTTTTTCACCAGCAAGCAGTTGTGTTACAGCATCAGCAACGGGTTCGTATTGACGCTCTTCTTCAACAAAGGCTTCATAGTCGTAAAAACGATCAGGATCAAGAATACGTAAGCGTGCGAAGTGGCTTTCACGACCTAATTGCTCTGGTGTTGCGGTTAGTAGCAGCACACTTGGCGTTTTTTCTGCTAAGGCTTCAATCACTTGGTACTGACGACTAGGCTTATCTTCACTCCACTCAAGGTGGTGAGCTTCATCGACAACCAATAGGTCCCAATCAGCATCTAGCGCTTGTTCAAAACGACGACGGCTTTTACGTAAAAAGTCTAATGAACACAATACATATTGCGCAGTATCAAATGGGTTAGCGGCATCAGCAAATGCTTCAACACAACGCTCTTCATCAAAGATAGAAAAGTGCAGGTTAAAACGACGCATCATTTCAACTAGCCATTGATGTTGTAGGGTTTCAGGAACCACGATCAGAATACGTTCAGCACGGCCTGATAGAACCTGCTGGTGGATGATCATACCGGCTTCAATGGTTTTACCTAAACCGACTTCATCGGCAAGTAGAACACGTGGCGCATAGCGACGACCGACTTCGTGAGCAATATATAACTGGTGTGGGATCAAACCTGCACGCATACCGCACAAACCACGTAATGGGCTTTTTAGTTGCTCGTATTGGTTTTTCAGCGCGCGGTAACGCAGTGCAAAACGATCCATGCGATCAATTTGACCGGCAAACAATTTATCTTGCGGTTTATTGAAACGAATTTGGTGACTTAAGAAAAGTTCACGTAGTGCGACATTTTCTTCTTCTGTGTCGGTGCGCGTACCTACGTAGGTGATCACGCCTTTATCTTCGTTGATCGCTTCTACCTTTAGTGACCAACCCTCATGGCTTTCAATCACATCACCAACGTTAAACATGACACGGGTAACAGGGGCATCATTACGTGCATATAGGCGATTTTCTTCTGATGCGGGGAACATCAAGGTAACCGTTCTTGGTTCAAGAGCGACAACGGTACCTAGACCTAAATCACTTTCTGTATCACTGATCCAACGTTGACCCAAAGCAAATGGCATAGTGGTAGAAACCTTCTAATTATTTGATATCAAAGAGACTGCAATAAGCTGTGCAAAGTGTTAATAAGCTACACTGAAGATAAGTGTACGCTAGAATTTAAAATTTGTGCATAGCTCAAAAAGGGGACTCATGTTACTGCATGATGTGATTAAGGTCACGGTGAAAGTGATGAAAATCGGTCACAGTAAAATCATAATAAAACTTTCATCTACCGAGGGCTTAATAGGAAAGACGTCATAATTAAACCAGATGGGTAATTTTGACGTAAGCTAATAGAGTGATAGCTTAATTATCGCTGTCCAGACTACCAAGGAGGTGCCTATGGACGACGCCGAACGGAAACTGTTTGTACTTGATACAAATATTCTGCTTCATGAACCTCTGGCGTTCTTTTCTTTTCAGGAACACGACGTGGTTATTCCCATGACGGTTCTGGAAGAATTGGACAGAATTAAAGACAGTAAGCGTGATGTTTCTCGTGATGCGCGAGTCGCGATACGTGCGCTTGAAGATATATTCCACGACGCACCACCAGAGCAAATTTCGGCTGGTATTCCTTTCAACGACAAAGTGGCTCATAGCGGTACTATTGCTATTTTTGCTGACTATGAAGTAAAACAAACCGTCCATGCCTTTAGTGATAAGGCGGGTGACAATCGTATTCTTAATAGCGTTCTCTTTCTGCAACAAAAACATGCACCACGCTCTGTGGTATTAGTGACTAAGGACATTAACATGCGACTGCGTGCCAAAGGTGCAGGCGTCTTGTATGTTGATGACTATCGTACCGATCAGTTGATTGATGATGTCGCATTATTAACCAAAGGCTTTCATCGCTATCACGGCGATTTTTGGGAAAATGTTGCTGAGTGCCAGTCGGAAAATAGAGGTCGTTCAACCTTACATACCTTACCTAAAAACTTATTTGAAACTCCCTTTGTTAATCAGTATTTACTGGATGAAGGCAATGATTTTGCCGCTAGAATTCAAAGTATTGATGATGAAAGTGTCACCATTAAAGACATTAGCCAAGAGCGACTAATGCATCGACAAGCTTGGGGCGTTAATCCTAAAAATATTTATCAAGGGATGGCGCTTGATGCAATGCTTGATCCTCGGATTGATTTAGTGATCTTAACGGGTCCTGCTGGTTGTGGTAAAACCATTTTAGCGATGGCTGCAGCACTTGAGCAGGTCATTGAAAAAGGGATGTATGACAAAATTATTGTCACTCGTAATACGCCCGAAATAGCCGAATCAATTGGTTTCCTACCGGGTACCGAAGAAGAAAAAATGATGCCATGGCTGGCAGCGGTTACCGATACTATGGAAGCACTTCATAAGCATGATGTTTGTACTGATGGCTCAATGAAGTACATTTTTGATAAAGCCAATATTCAATTTAAATCGATTAACTTTATGCGTGGGCGTTCTATTCAAAATGCCTTTGTTTTACTCGATGAATGTCAAAACTTAACAGCGTCACAAATTAAAACCATTATTACCCGATGTGGTGAAGGAACAAAAATTGTGTGTTCGGGTAACCTTGCTCAAATTGATTCCAACTATCTATCCCCAGTGACCTCGGGATTAACCTATATTGTTGAGCGCTTTAAAAACTTTGAAGGTAGCGCCAATATTTATCTCAATGGGGTGGTTCGAAGCCGTCTAGCGGAATTTGCCGAAGAAAATCTTTAATCACTAGCAAGAAGAATAAGAAAAGCGAGCACATAGGGTGCTCGCTTTTTTGTTTATATTGTTACTTATTGCATTCTGCGGTTATGTTTCTTGTAGGGTTAAACCGAGATAGT is part of the Photobacterium angustum genome and harbors:
- a CDS encoding PhoH family protein; this translates as MDDAERKLFVLDTNILLHEPLAFFSFQEHDVVIPMTVLEELDRIKDSKRDVSRDARVAIRALEDIFHDAPPEQISAGIPFNDKVAHSGTIAIFADYEVKQTVHAFSDKAGDNRILNSVLFLQQKHAPRSVVLVTKDINMRLRAKGAGVLYVDDYRTDQLIDDVALLTKGFHRYHGDFWENVAECQSENRGRSTLHTLPKNLFETPFVNQYLLDEGNDFAARIQSIDDESVTIKDISQERLMHRQAWGVNPKNIYQGMALDAMLDPRIDLVILTGPAGCGKTILAMAAALEQVIEKGMYDKIIVTRNTPEIAESIGFLPGTEEEKMMPWLAAVTDTMEALHKHDVCTDGSMKYIFDKANIQFKSINFMRGRSIQNAFVLLDECQNLTASQIKTIITRCGEGTKIVCSGNLAQIDSNYLSPVTSGLTYIVERFKNFEGSANIYLNGVVRSRLAEFAEENL